In one window of Camelina sativa cultivar DH55 chromosome 15, Cs, whole genome shotgun sequence DNA:
- the LOC104747252 gene encoding DNA replication licensing factor MCM5 isoform X1, giving the protein MSGWDEGAVYFSDQPQFPEAGDAATVSPHAVLTKFKEFIRNFEIEQNCFPYREALIDNPKRLLVHLEDLLAFDSDLPSLIRSAPADYLPVFEKAAGEVLAGLKMREANEGGEMEEPLPKDVQILLTSREDPVSMRLLGAQYISKLVKISGISIAASRVKAKATYVFLVCKNCKKTREVPCRPGLGGAIVPRSCDNIPQPGEEPCPLDPWMVVPDRSQYVDQQTLKLQENPEDVPTGELPRNMLLSVDRHLVQTIVPGTRLTVMGIYSIFQASSSSNSHKGAVAIRQPYIRVVALEDTNEASSRGPANFTPDEEEEFKKFGDSQDVYANICTKIAPSIFGHEDVKRAVACLLFGGSRKSLPDGVKLRGDINVLLLGDPSTAKSQFLKFVEKTAPIAVYTSGKGSSAAGLTASVIRDSSTREFYLEGGAMVLADGGVVCIDEFDKMRPEDRVAIHEAMEQQTISIAKAGITTVLNSRTSVLAAANPPSGRYDDLKTAQDNIDLQTTILSRFDLIFIVKDIRKYSQDREIASHIIRVHASAENFSGENTDAKEDNWLKRYIQYCRARCHPRLSKAAAEILQQKYVTIRMDMKRRAHETGEAAPIPITVRQLEAIIRLSESLAKMRLSHEATEDDVGKAFKLFDTSTMDAARSGINQQINITGEMANEIKQAETQIKRRMGIGARLSERRLIEDLARMGMNDSMVRRALLIMHQRGEVEYQRERRSIVRKA; this is encoded by the exons ATGTCAGGTTGGGACGAAGGAGCAGTTTACTTCAGCGACCAGCCGCAGTTCCCGGAGGCCGGAGACGCCGCCACCGTCAGCCCCCATGCCGTCTTAACCAAATTTAAGGAATTCATTCGAAATTTCGAGATCGAGCAGAACTGCTTCCCTTACAGAGAAGCTCTCATCGATAACCCTAAGAGACTTCTTGTCCACCTCGAAGATCTACTGGCCTTCGATTCTGATCTCCCGTCTTTAATCCGATCCGCTCCTGCTGATTATCTCCCTGTG TTTGAGAAAGCAGCTGGTGAAGTGTTGGCTGGATTGAAAATGAGGGAGGCTAATGAGGGAGGGGAAATGGAGGAACCTTTGCCAAAGGATGTTCAGATTTTACTGACTTCAAGAGAGGATCCAGTGTCAATGCGGTTACTTGGG GCCCAGTACATCTCAAAATTGGTTAAAATCTCTGGGATCAGCATTGCAGCTTCGAGAGTGAAAGCAAAGGCCACTTACGTATTTTTAGTATGTAAGAATTGTAAAAAAACAAGGGAAGTTCCATGTCGCCCGGGTCTTGGTGGGGCAATTGTTCCTCGATCATGTGATAATATTCCACAG CCTGGGGAAGAACCTTGCCCTCTTGATCCATGGATG GTGGTTCCTGATAGGAGCCAGTATGTTGATCAGCAGACATTAAAGCTACAGGAGAATCCGGAG GATGTTCCTACTGGAGAACTTCCAAGGAATATGCTTCTCTCAGTTGATCGTCATCTTGTACAAACAATTGTACCTGGAACCAGACTGACAGTAATGGGTATCTACAGCATTTTCcaagcttcatcatcatctaacTC GCATAAAGGTGCAGTTGCAATTCGACAGCCTTACATAAGAGTTGTTGCATTGGAAGACACAAATGAAGCGAGTTCTCGTGGCCCTGCCAACTTCACTCCTGACGAA GAGGAAGAATTCAAAAAGTTTGGTGATAGTCAAGATGTATATGCAAACATTTGCACCAAGATCGCTCCTTCTATTTTTGGTCATGAGGATGTGAAGAGAGCAGTGGCGTGTCTTCTCTTTGGAGGATCAAGGAAG AGCCTGCCGGATGGAGTGAAACTAAGAGGTGATATTAATGTTCTGCTTCTGGGAGACCCATCAACTGCAAAATCACAG TTTCTTAAATTTGTGGAGAAGACGGCTCCAATAGCTGTTTATACATCTGGAAAAGGATCTTCGGCTGCTGGGCTCACGGCGTCGGTGATTCGAGATAGCAGCACA CGAGAGTTCTATCTTGAAGGTGGTGCTATGGTTTTGGCTGATGGAGGTGTCGTCTGTATTGATGAATTTGACAAGATGAGACCGGAAGATAG gGTTGCTATACATGAAGCAATGGAGCAGCAGACAATCTCCATTGCAAAAGCTGGAATAACAACTGTCCTTAACTCTAGAACCTCGGTGCTTGCTGCTGCTAACCCGCCATCTGGTCGATATGATGACCTTAAG ACTGCACAGGACAATATTGATTTGCAAACAACAATTCTTTCTAGATTTGATCTTATCTTCATTGTCAAGGACATCAGGAAATATTCCCAAGACAGG GAAATAGCCAGCCATATTATAAGGGTTCATGCATCTGCGGAAAATTTTTCCGGTGAAAACACAGATGCTAAAGAAGATAACTGGCTCAAAAG GTATATACAATACTGTCGGGCAAGGTGCCATCCCCGTCTCTCAAAAGCCGCTGCTGAGATTCTGCAGCAGAAATATGTCACGATCAGAATG GATATGAAGAGACGTGCACATGAAACAGGAGAGGCTGCTCCGATACCTATCACAGTGAGACAACTCGAAGCTATTATCAGACTGAGTGAGTCACTTGCAAAAATGAGACT GTCACACGAGGCCACAGAAGATGATGTAGGCAAAGCCTTTAAACTTTTTGATACCTCAACCATGGATGCAGCAAGATCAGGGATAAATCAACAGATAAACATAACAGGCGAAATGGCTAATGAGATCAAG CAAGCTGAAACACAGATAAAGAGAAGAATGGGGATTGGAGCTCGGTTATCAGAGAGAAGACTTATAGAAGATCTGGCTAGGATGGGAATGAACGATTCAATG GTGAGGAGGGCTTTGTTAATAATGCACCAGAGAGGTGAAGTTGAGTACCAGCGAGAGAGACGTTCCATTGTCCGCAAAGCTTGA
- the LOC104747252 gene encoding DNA replication licensing factor MCM5 isoform X2, translated as MSGWDEGAVYFSDQPQFPEAGDAATVSPHAVLTKFKEFIRNFEIEQNCFPYREALIDNPKRLLVHLEDLLAFDSDLPSLIRSAPADYLPVFEKAAGEVLAGLKMREANEGGEMEEPLPKDVQILLTSREDPVSMRLLGAQYISKLVKISGISIAASRVKAKATYVFLVCKNCKKTREVPCRPGLGGAIVPRSCDNIPQPGEEPCPLDPWMVVPDRSQYVDQQTLKLQENPEDVPTGELPRNMLLSVDRHLVQTIVPGTRLTVMGIYSIFQASSSSNSHKGAVAIRQPYIRVVALEDTNEASSRGPANFTPDEEEEFKKFGDSQDVYANICTKIAPSIFGHEDVKRAVACLLFGGSRKSLPDGVKLRGDINVLLLGDPSTAKSQFLKFVEKTAPIAVYTSGKGSSAAGLTASVIRDSSTREFYLEGGAMVLADGGVVCIDEFDKMRPEDRVAIHEAMEQQTISIAKAGITTVLNSRTSVLAAANPPSGRYDDLKTAQDNIDLQTTILSRFDLIFIVKDIRKYSQDREIASHIIRVHASAENFSGENTDAKEDNWLKRYIQYCRARCHPRLSKAAAEILQQKYVTIRMDMKRRAHETGEAAPIPITVRQLEAIIRLSESLAKMRLSHEATEDDVGKAFKLFDTSTMDAARSGINQQINITGEMANEIKQAETQIKRRMGIGARLSERRLIEDLARMGMNDSMVRRALLIMHQRGEVEYQRERRSIVRKA; from the exons ATGTCAGGTTGGGACGAAGGAGCAGTTTACTTCAGCGACCAGCCGCAGTTCCCGGAGGCCGGAGACGCCGCCACCGTCAGCCCCCATGCCGTCTTAACCAAATTTAAGGAATTCATTCGAAATTTCGAGATCGAGCAGAACTGCTTCCCTTACAGAGAAGCTCTCATCGATAACCCTAAGAGACTTCTTGTCCACCTCGAAGATCTACTGGCCTTCGATTCTGATCTCCCGTCTTTAATCCGATCCGCTCCTGCTGATTATCTCCCTGTG TTTGAGAAAGCAGCTGGTGAAGTGTTGGCTGGATTGAAAATGAGGGAGGCTAATGAGGGAGGGGAAATGGAGGAACCTTTGCCAAAGGATGTTCAGATTTTACTGACTTCAAGAGAGGATCCAGTGTCAATGCGGTTACTTGGG GCCCAGTACATCTCAAAATTGGTTAAAATCTCTGGGATCAGCATTGCAGCTTCGAGAGTGAAAGCAAAGGCCACTTACGTATTTTTAGTATGTAAGAATTGTAAAAAAACAAGGGAAGTTCCATGTCGCCCGGGTCTTGGTGGGGCAATTGTTCCTCGATCATGTGATAATATTCCACAG CCTGGGGAAGAACCTTGCCCTCTTGATCCATGGATGGTGGTTCCTGATAGGAGCCAGTATGTTGATCAGCAGACATTAAAGCTACAGGAGAATCCGGAG GATGTTCCTACTGGAGAACTTCCAAGGAATATGCTTCTCTCAGTTGATCGTCATCTTGTACAAACAATTGTACCTGGAACCAGACTGACAGTAATGGGTATCTACAGCATTTTCcaagcttcatcatcatctaacTC GCATAAAGGTGCAGTTGCAATTCGACAGCCTTACATAAGAGTTGTTGCATTGGAAGACACAAATGAAGCGAGTTCTCGTGGCCCTGCCAACTTCACTCCTGACGAA GAGGAAGAATTCAAAAAGTTTGGTGATAGTCAAGATGTATATGCAAACATTTGCACCAAGATCGCTCCTTCTATTTTTGGTCATGAGGATGTGAAGAGAGCAGTGGCGTGTCTTCTCTTTGGAGGATCAAGGAAG AGCCTGCCGGATGGAGTGAAACTAAGAGGTGATATTAATGTTCTGCTTCTGGGAGACCCATCAACTGCAAAATCACAG TTTCTTAAATTTGTGGAGAAGACGGCTCCAATAGCTGTTTATACATCTGGAAAAGGATCTTCGGCTGCTGGGCTCACGGCGTCGGTGATTCGAGATAGCAGCACA CGAGAGTTCTATCTTGAAGGTGGTGCTATGGTTTTGGCTGATGGAGGTGTCGTCTGTATTGATGAATTTGACAAGATGAGACCGGAAGATAG gGTTGCTATACATGAAGCAATGGAGCAGCAGACAATCTCCATTGCAAAAGCTGGAATAACAACTGTCCTTAACTCTAGAACCTCGGTGCTTGCTGCTGCTAACCCGCCATCTGGTCGATATGATGACCTTAAG ACTGCACAGGACAATATTGATTTGCAAACAACAATTCTTTCTAGATTTGATCTTATCTTCATTGTCAAGGACATCAGGAAATATTCCCAAGACAGG GAAATAGCCAGCCATATTATAAGGGTTCATGCATCTGCGGAAAATTTTTCCGGTGAAAACACAGATGCTAAAGAAGATAACTGGCTCAAAAG GTATATACAATACTGTCGGGCAAGGTGCCATCCCCGTCTCTCAAAAGCCGCTGCTGAGATTCTGCAGCAGAAATATGTCACGATCAGAATG GATATGAAGAGACGTGCACATGAAACAGGAGAGGCTGCTCCGATACCTATCACAGTGAGACAACTCGAAGCTATTATCAGACTGAGTGAGTCACTTGCAAAAATGAGACT GTCACACGAGGCCACAGAAGATGATGTAGGCAAAGCCTTTAAACTTTTTGATACCTCAACCATGGATGCAGCAAGATCAGGGATAAATCAACAGATAAACATAACAGGCGAAATGGCTAATGAGATCAAG CAAGCTGAAACACAGATAAAGAGAAGAATGGGGATTGGAGCTCGGTTATCAGAGAGAAGACTTATAGAAGATCTGGCTAGGATGGGAATGAACGATTCAATG GTGAGGAGGGCTTTGTTAATAATGCACCAGAGAGGTGAAGTTGAGTACCAGCGAGAGAGACGTTCCATTGTCCGCAAAGCTTGA